Within the Nitrospira sp. CR1.1 genome, the region AACCTCGCCTGCCACACGCCGACGCCGAGCAGGCGGAATCCAGCAGCAATCGATGCCACCACAGGAAAGTGTCCGGCCAGGATCGGTGGGGCCGGCTCACCGTTCAGCAGACACCCATAGTGACCGGTTTCCACCCACTGCCGCGCAACACAGAGCGTCCATCCCTCATCCCACCACACCGGTGGAGTGACGGCCAATTCAAACAAGCCCATCGCGCAGGCGGACACGAGAAGGAACAACCCGATGCCGATTCGACTGATGCTCATGGGATATCCAGGACGAACGTCACCACTCGGGCGGGTGCGGGCAGACGGGCAGGATCTCAATGGTTCACCGTGTGGGGCTGTAACTCCGCAGCCCCGCTCGGAATGAGAAACGGCGCACAACGGTAGACCGCCACCGTCAACGGCCCGTCGCCATGTCGTGCCTGGAGCGCCGCCAGCAAGGCCGGCCACTCGCCGAACCATTGCGCGTGAGGAAACACCGCCGTCAACTCGTCTGGCTTCAAGCCTGGGGACAGGACTATCAGACGGTGTTGCTTCTGGCGAATCAGTTTTGCCATCGTGCGCAGCTTCTCGAGCGGACGATCCAAATCAGCCCACCGGAAATGCGTCAGCCTCCTCGCAATGCGTGACCAAAGAGGACTGTCGACGGGAAACAGCTCATGGGTGCCCAATCCAAGCGGACAGGCGGCGATCACCACCCGGGACGCCTCCGGACCCGCATACTCGATCGGCCACATCCCCCGATCCTGCGCAAACTGCCAACTGGTATCGAAGGGATACATATCCGCCACGACGATGTCGGCCTCAGGCACGAACGGCACCGTGTACATCGCATGCGCCGCACGCACGCCGGCCTCATGCGCCGCCACGACATCGCCCGCGAAGAGCCCGCTGATCTGTCGAGAGTGATTCATGGTGACGTTCACGATGAAATCGAGCCCGACGGTTCTTGCCACCGCAATCATCTCGCGCCGCAGTTCGGTGTGAATGGAGCCTCCCCGCTCACGCGAGCCACGCAAATAATCATGCATCATCCTGGTGGTCTCGACCCCGCAGACGGCCGGAAGGATGATCTTCGCGCCGCCTGAAAACCCTGCGATGGGATGCGGGTAGATACACCCGACCCCGATCTTGAGATCACACTCCATCACGGTTCGATTGATTAACAGGGGCAAGCCTCCCGGAGATCGGCCCACGTTCACGAGTTCCCCCCGGCTATCGTGAGCCAATACACGCACCTCAGCAGGGAGATGATGGCCGACCTTTTTTGCCTTGTCCTCTGCGGAGGCAGGCGGATGCGTGCCACCCGCCAGTAGCACGGTGATCGCGCGGCCGGGCATTCCCGCTCGCAGCAGTTCCTCGATGAGTACGGGAAGCAGGCCGGCGGCAGGAGTCGGCCTGGTGAGATCATCGACGATGATCACGGCTCGCGTTTTGCCGACAGCGATGTCGGAGAGTCGCCGAGAGCCAATGGGACGTTGCAGCCCCTCACGCAACCCGTCTGCCGTCAGCGCCGGATGGTCCTGCGGGCCAACCTCCACAATCTTCCACGTCGACGGGAATCCGATCGTCAGCGGCTCATCGCCGAACCAGGCCCTGGTACGCAACTCGACGTTACTCATGGTTCGCGCGCTGTGAGGACGGTGCCTGACGGCTGCGACCGTTCCCCTGGTTGTTCCCGTTCGATGTCCACATCCCCCGCCACATCTCCCATAGAAAACCGACAGCCTGGTATTTTTCTCCCAGCCAAAACCACCAGAAATGGCGTGCGCTGCGAAACTGTTTCCGGGCAAACGGCCCAAACAGTTTGACCCAGACGGCTTTCAGCCAGCGCGGCTTGATCTTTCGGCCGGCCGCTCCCCATAGCAGACTATCCTGCGGCACAATACCGCTCGCATCGCCCTGCATCGCTCGAAACAACCGTGCGATACCCATGCCGCGTTGAAATGAATGTCGCAAATGTTGCACGCCCGTGGCTCGGCGCAGATGGGCCACCGGATTCGGCACATACACCATTCGGGCCCCGCGTTTCCGTAGACGCCAAATCAGCTCCCAATCCTCCCCCGCTCCGCCAAAGGCAGGATTGAAGACATACCCGTCGTCCCGCTCACAGTCCATCAGGCAATCTCGTCGAAAAAGAATGTTCCCGCCGTTTCCCACCAAGCCTCCCGGATCGAGTTGTTCAACCGTCGGAAGGGGCGTGCGGCGACGGATCGCATCCAGGAGGGGATCCGTTTCTTGAAAGGTGCCGCCCGCGACAGCCGCCTCGTAGCGATCAAGCGCGCCCACCAATCGTTCCAGCCAATCCGGCGGCGGAATGCCGTCATCGTCGGCAAAGGCGATCAGATCGCCCGTTGCCCGGGCAATTCCTTCATTCCTTCCCCAGGCGACGCCGCGCCGATCGCGGTCGATCACGACGATGACTTCATCCGGTAGCCGCGTCTGCTTCGCCAAGGCGGCCTGACATAGGGCCAATGTCTCCC harbors:
- a CDS encoding DUF2088 domain-containing protein, producing MSNVELRTRAWFGDEPLTIGFPSTWKIVEVGPQDHPALTADGLREGLQRPIGSRRLSDIAVGKTRAVIIVDDLTRPTPAAGLLPVLIEELLRAGMPGRAITVLLAGGTHPPASAEDKAKKVGHHLPAEVRVLAHDSRGELVNVGRSPGGLPLLINRTVMECDLKIGVGCIYPHPIAGFSGGAKIILPAVCGVETTRMMHDYLRGSRERGGSIHTELRREMIAVARTVGLDFIVNVTMNHSRQISGLFAGDVVAAHEAGVRAAHAMYTVPFVPEADIVVADMYPFDTSWQFAQDRGMWPIEYAGPEASRVVIAACPLGLGTHELFPVDSPLWSRIARRLTHFRWADLDRPLEKLRTMAKLIRQKQHRLIVLSPGLKPDELTAVFPHAQWFGEWPALLAALQARHGDGPLTVAVYRCAPFLIPSGAAELQPHTVNH
- a CDS encoding glycosyltransferase: MAQDHHIVSVVIPTLGRETLALCQAALAKQTRLPDEVIVVIDRDRRGVAWGRNEGIARATGDLIAFADDDGIPPPDWLERLVGALDRYEAAVAGGTFQETDPLLDAIRRRTPLPTVEQLDPGGLVGNGGNILFRRDCLMDCERDDGYVFNPAFGGAGEDWELIWRLRKRGARMVYVPNPVAHLRRATGVQHLRHSFQRGMGIARLFRAMQGDASGIVPQDSLLWGAAGRKIKPRWLKAVWVKLFGPFARKQFRSARHFWWFWLGEKYQAVGFLWEMWRGMWTSNGNNQGNGRSRQAPSSQRANHE